The following DNA comes from Osmerus eperlanus chromosome 5, fOsmEpe2.1, whole genome shotgun sequence.
AGGAGCGCTCCTCCCAGCCCAGGGAGCAGGAGGTCTGCACCCCCTCAGGCCCATAGGAGCTCCAGCCCAGCAGGGGGGCCACGGCCCAGAACAGGCAGAAGAGCCAGACGAAGAGTAATCCATGACAGCTCCTCCGCACGTTCAGCTTGAAGCCAGCCATGGGCCTACATACCACGATGTACCTTTCATATGCCAGCAACGTTAGGGTGTTGAGAGACACTAACCCTAAGGGAGGGAAAAAACACAAGTCATTTGGTTTCCATACAAGAAGAGAACTGAATAAGTTGTGAGTCTCCTCATTTGGGATAATAATTGTAGTAGGATAGGCCATCATTCTCATCCATGAAAGTGTTAGTATCTTGTAAACATGTCGGTCTATTTAGAGACAGGTAAACTTAAAAAGAAAACTCAAAGATAATTGAAAGGAACCAACTAGAATGAACAACAATCCAACAATTTAGGTTTGTCATTGCTATTACTTTGACTGTGATGACGATGAGCATCTACAAGAATTCCCAACAAAAAACTAAGGGTACATTAGCTGCAAAGATATTAAGTTCAAATAATCAGACTATCACATGATTAAAGCTATACTGAGTAATGTGTTCACTCACCAAAATAGTTGACAGCAAATCCTTGAAAAGTGCAGACCTTTTCTCCAAGAAAGAAAGACCCATGATAGTTGGTGATGGTGACAATTAAGGATCCACACAAGGCAATCATTAAATCGGACACAGCAAGGCTGAAGATGATCAGATTCATGGCGTTGATCAAACTTGAATTCTTCAACATGACAGTTATCACAATGCTATTGTTAAAGACAGAGAATATTGTGTTGATGAACATGATATACGAGATGATACTGTAGCCCACCCGTGGAAAAATAGTAGGCGCCACAGGGACTCCGGTGACCAGAAGGGTTGGAGCAACGCTCCAAGATGTGGTGTTGCTGTCCATGGTACCTACTCTCAACTGGGTCAACCCTGGAGCAGCTTCCCATTCGACTGCCTGAGATCCCAGCTCACCCAAGGCACTGAACGTCATCGATCTTATCATTTCTGATCCGTGTTAGATAGGTCTTTAAAATGCATGGATTGAGCACCTGTTGTATGGAGCACCTCTGAATCCAACACAAAAGCAATTTAGTTAATTGCCCCTAAAATGATTTGCAGGATTAGAAAATTAATCCTCGAGGATTACATGACGAATCAGAATCTGAGATTAATTTGGTGTTGTGATTTTTAACATCCAATGTAGAAGTAACTGAGAAAAGGCATATTCAGACACAGGTCAATGGTACATGTTTGTTAAAACCTACAGATAAAACGATGTCTAAATATATAGAGCCAAATAATGAGAAAACAGTGCTATAATGCATTGAGATTCTGCCAAAGTAATATGTTTTAATAAATAAGGACAAAAGTACACTTCTAATAAATTGTACTCATTCCAAAATCCATAAAACGTACGTAACCCAAAAGCTGTCCACATTTTCCACCTTTATAACGTTTCCCTTTTCTTCCAAAACAAAAGCTCTAAAAAACGTTTTAATAGTTTTCCTACAAAATACTGAAGAACTTCAGTTCACGAATTTCTGTGCAAATTAGTCATTCAAATTATTTTACCCATAATAAGTCAATTCTTTAGCTTGACAGAAAAGTCTATACGTTTCAATTTGAATataaaacattttcaatatataCCGTATGTCCTTTtcctaaaaaaaaaaggaacagCCCATGTTTGAACTGGCAGGGCCAGTAGTCTCCGTAGAGCTACAGTTTCAAGAACTGTCCATAAACCATTTAGTTTGATCATGGatggtacacacaaacaaaactacTGGTATTTGTCTTAAAGCATAAACATACTGCAGTTTTAGTTTCAATGACAAAAAGCTTAAGGCAGTTGAGTTTGTACTAGAAAGTGGAGTTATTAATATAATATAGTTGTTTAACTTCACACAAATCTCAACAAAGAAAGCTGAGACTTACTGATCCATCATGAAGGGCAAGGACAATCTTAAACAGGGCAAGATACAGTACGAAGACAATAGGAAAAAGCAGCAACGATGATATCAGACAATCATACCAAATGTAGCCAGTGTAGatcggttaaactcactccgtaggtgtatatatacatatatacggTATATACCTACTCACATACAGGCCTCCGGCACACAGGCACCTTTAACATCCCCTCTACAATATATGACAATCTATACTGTACGGATGTTTTCAGTAAATACTGTCCGTTATATAAAATATCTTAAAATCAAGTGAATAATTGTTTGTTGTTCCCtccaccacaccagcctccacccttggttctgtatTAGCTCAATCTGTAGGCGAAATTCCCCCCAATCATAGCCATCTTAGCTCTCTCCCATTAATGTCAAATCCAAGTCTCAAGTTGGGTTTCTTGGGCAGAGCTGACCTGAAGTGGAACCTTACCGCCAAAAGAGACGTGTCTGTACTGAACACTGTCAATAAATAACATGCTAATTAACTACCCTAATCTCCAGACTGAAAAACATTTATCTATTTTCTCTTCTACCTCCCAGTACAAACAATGATCTAAACTGCAAAGAAGTCTACACATGacgtcaataaaaaaaaatgtattttggtGATCAACTCTACTTTTACCTTTGCTTGATACCAATATAAAAGACATGCAAAATATGCGCGAGGGTTTCTTTCTGGTACAAGGACTATTTAAAGCAACATAGACACAGTAGATTCAATCTACATAGTAAAACCTTGCACTGTTAAAATACTATTCAAGTCGTCTGATAAATACATATATGGGTTAGTTCAGATGCTGCAGTTCACATCATCAGGTTATATGATTTTCCGATGTACAGTATTTATGATGGTGCAGTGGAGATGGCTTGTACATGTCAGTGCGGTGCTCATCTCCATGTCTGTGCTCCGTGTCCAGGTGAAGTCTGGGGAATGGCCCCAgaatctttcccctcctctaccctacCCTGCTCTACTCAGATTTGGTCCTGTGGGTCTGGAAGGGCATGTCCAAGGCCCCGGCACTGGTCTGCTCGGGCCAGAAGGGAGACTCATGCTGCAGGGGGGTGCGCCGGGGGAAGAAGGTGTGCTGGAAGTCGTAGTTGAGAAGGCAGCTGATGGAGGGCATGTAGATGTCGGCGAAGCGTGAGAGGCGGCGGGAGAAGTAGGTGGGGTTGTGATACGTCCGGAAGAGACTTCCGAACTGAGCGTTGAAGATGTCCTTTGTCTGCGACCTGCAACAACATATTCATAAAGAAGGAAAGCTCAATGGTGCTCTCCAGTGACTTCTACATCTTAACAATTACACTTTTTAGCCCTTTCAAAGACTGAAACAGTGCAGATAATATATCAGTGGTTGAATAAACAGGACTATCTTGGGTTTCTCCAGTTAAGTCTCTAAAGTACGTCATGGTCCACAGGAGAAGATAAGATATCTCGTGGCATCTCTTTCTTTGATCCATTTCTGTACCTCATGGTTTCTCTTTCTTTAATCCATTCCTGGACAACGGCTTGAGATGCTGGGTCCCTGTGTACCTGTAAATGAGGAAGCGTGTGAATTATACACAAGTGAGGAGTATCTCCAGCACAAATGCTGGAGTTAGCGGATCGGAATGCACGCCTGCACACGCAAAGACGCTTGTGCGTGCTATCTGCTCACCTGCATGTGTTCGATGAGTCCGGTGAGGCCCTGCAGCCAGGTCATCATGTGGACATACTGCTCCGTGTTCATGATCTTGATCTCCTTCCTCAGCTCTGGGATGATGGCTCCAGTCCTCCAACCGTGCTTCAGGGTCAGGTCCTTCAGGGTGGTGGGGACAGATTGGACACCAGTTATGATATTCTCAAACATTGCACTGAAAGTATGTCAAATGAAAATCTTGATAAAAAAAGAGGTTATATCCCAATGGATGATATGACCAAGTTAAGATGTTTGAGACTCATTTATTGACAGCAGGTTATGTAGAGCAAAGAAGAAGGATATCATTTGAATCAATCCTCTTTGGAAAGCAACAAATGTGCTGAAAATGAAACTTTACTTACAGCCAGGTCACTGTAGATGTGATCTCCAAAGTACAGCACCTTTGACCCCCTCCATCCAGTTAATCTCAGAAACTCATACAAGTtcccctgaaacacacagacaaaaccaCAACATGGGGGGACAGACTTTGGAAGTCGAGAGTTCCATAGTCAACATGAATTGTAAtacctcagcagttaaatggaCAGGCCTGTACCTGTTTGTATATCTGCCCTTTCTCTAACCGATGGATCCTGTCCCACAGAAGACCTCCTTTGTCTGTGACTCGTCTGAAAGGCCTACCAGGGACAACATTGCGTAACTATAAACACATCTTACAATGTATTTCACAATTATGCAAATGTAGAGTTGTTCAAAATAGCCGTTTTAAGCTATTTGGCAGTTCACAGGCTTACTTCCTCCTGTCGTTGAAGAAGCCGGGTTTGTCGGCTTGCACGATGACCACATCGAAAAGGTCCCTCCAGTCCTTTCCGACCATGTAGTTCATCCCCCGGTTACTGAGAAACCAAAAAGCCCAGAAAATCATTAAAAAAgcataaataaaaatgttaggtGCATCAACAGTTCTATATACTATGTCATCTTTTATTTTGTTGACATGACATTGCTGTTTTCTCACCAACTTGCTTAACACAGATACAAATCTAAACACAGACATGGTGAATATATTTTGATTCAGACCACTGGGTTTTGGTAATGCCTTCTAATGTATTCAGGCTTTCTTGTTTGCACATTGCTTGGCTCCACAGAGAACTCGCAGGGGGACTGTGAATTAGACAAAAGTATTTTGGCCTCCATTCCTGCTTGCTGTATCTTGACATCTATTCAAATAGTTTGGAGAACACTAGCAACTCAGGCCAAACACTAGAAGCTCCAGGGACTTCAATAAACAGAGTCACTGGTCACGAGGTGGCATATTAAAAAGCTGAAAGTGTAGTTCTGCTTGCCAAATCACACTTGGTCACACTGGCACAGGTCTTACACAAAGTCCAAGGGGCTGTTGGTGATAAGGAACATCTTCTTGCCACTCTCATAGAGCTTCTTCAGTACAGCATGGCTCTGTTCACCGTAGCAAATATATTTCTCtacaaagagcgagagagaccgagagacagagagagagagagagagagagagagagagagagagagagagagagagagataaaaggaaTGGAAACAAAGCTCTCTGAGCCAGACTCATTTCAAAGTAATTTCTGGGAACTTATTACAAGAACAATTACATTGACCCTAAAGTCTCTTACAACAGAATATTTGTATACCAAATCTAATACAAATTTAAGAACACACAGCATTTCATTGTTGCCTTTACCAATATCTGCCTCGACAGCTCGATACATGAGCCCCTTTACATGGACCTGTCCTATCGCCCCCTATGAACAGACAGAGAATGACAAATTAGATTATTTCCGATTCTGAAACAGATTACATTTTATTCTACAGTATATTTAGAATGGTAAAACATCAGTATCCACTGGCCGGAAAGCGAATTGCTAGTGCCCTGAATTTAGATAATCGTATTCCCATGAATTCCTACAAAGATGTCTCTTCAACCGAGATGGTGAAAGTTTCCAATGTCTAATAAATAAGTCTTGACTTTGCCAAAGCTTCAGGACAGAAGGCTCACTCTCATGCTAGTTACTCCTGCCATGCAAGTTAATGGCCAACCCTGTTGAAAGGCCCTTGAAGTAAGGACTCACAGAAAGGTCAGTCATTctgtggtaacacacacacacacacacagtacaaagtGAGAGGTTTTTCATGACAGCAACCTGTCAGAACTGCCACAGTGTGCAGATGAGAACTATGCTGACAGCTCCTCAAAGGGACAGCACAGCAActgtcccaccctgcctctatcTCTGAAGAGGCAGagccctccctctatctctgaaGAGGCAGAGCCACCAGAGACTACACACAGATGGTGCAGGC
Coding sequences within:
- the LOC134020664 gene encoding pinopsin-like, with protein sequence MTFSALGELGSQAVEWEAAPGLTQLRVGTMDSNTTSWSVAPTLLVTGVPVAPTIFPRVGYSIISYIMFINTIFSVFNNSIVITVMLKNSSLINAMNLIIFSLAVSDLMIALCGSLIVTITNYHGSFFLGEKVCTFQGFAVNYFGLVSLNTLTLLAYERYIVVCRPMAGFKLNVRRSCHGLLFVWLFCLFWAVAPLLGWSSYGPEGVQTSCSLGWEERSWSNYSYLILYTLLCFILPVIIIIYCYSKVLAYMKKLNRSVELQGGQTCLEENEKAVRMVTFMIVAFFICWLPYTALSVVVVVNPELQIPPLVATMPMYFAKTSPVYNPIIYFLSNKQFREATLEALSCGQYIPRGPASKGIGMISMSRSRMNQGASPNSKVLPM
- the nt5dc3 gene encoding 5'-nucleotidase domain-containing protein 3, translated to MTPFTLTCSCLLRKKDCLQKLFIYCNVLHTQSGLPWNLSNRAPWMAGSGQRNFSVMSTGVGQVLAHQPLKNYAATMCTGSAGGPDMTNWLWSVYNETKKQTEDLIPVISKNSVNPDTIFANNEMSLQDIEIYGFDYDYTLAFYSSHLHTLIFDIARNILIQEHRYPEGLREYEYIPNFVVRGLHYDVQKALLMKIDAFHYIQLGTVYRGLHPVPDQEVVAMYEGSHVPLEIMSDFYGKSSHGHTMKQYMDIFSLPEMTLLCCVNDYFMKHNIDYEPVHLYKDVKGAIGQVHVKGLMYRAVEADIEKYICYGEQSHAVLKKLYESGKKMFLITNSPLDFVNRGMNYMVGKDWRDLFDVVIVQADKPGFFNDRRKPFRRVTDKGGLLWDRIHRLEKGQIYKQGNLYEFLRLTGWRGSKVLYFGDHIYSDLADLTLKHGWRTGAIIPELRKEIKIMNTEQYVHMMTWLQGLTGLIEHMQVHRDPASQAVVQEWIKERETMRSQTKDIFNAQFGSLFRTYHNPTYFSRRLSRFADIYMPSISCLLNYDFQHTFFPRRTPLQHESPFWPEQTSAGALDMPFQTHRTKSE